One part of the Methanobacterium petrolearium genome encodes these proteins:
- a CDS encoding FeoA family protein, translated as MITLVELENGKTATIKKIEGGPGLKNRLEVMNLREGKKIRKTCSAPLHGPVVLEIDGFKMAIGRGMAKKVWVEEI; from the coding sequence ATGATCACATTAGTAGAACTAGAAAATGGGAAAACCGCAACAATCAAAAAAATTGAAGGAGGTCCTGGTTTAAAAAATCGTTTAGAAGTGATGAACCTTCGTGAAGGGAAAAAAATTAGGAAAACATGCTCAGCACCACTACATGGCCCGGTGGTCCTGGAGATAGATGGCTTCAAAATGGCAATAGGCCGAGGAATGGCAAAAAAGGTATGGGTGGAAGAAATTTGA